The following are encoded together in the Brassica napus cultivar Da-Ae chromosome A9, Da-Ae, whole genome shotgun sequence genome:
- the LOC106381100 gene encoding LOW QUALITY PROTEIN: oxysterol-binding protein-related protein 1C (The sequence of the model RefSeq protein was modified relative to this genomic sequence to represent the inferred CDS: inserted 3 bases in 2 codons; substituted 1 base at 1 genomic stop codon), with translation MCDICYVEVSSVRESRSDDKRFSIFTGTKRLHLRAETREDXATWVEALLAIKDMFPRMSNSELIAPIDNLTMSTEKLRQRLVDEGVSELAIQDCEQIMRSEFSALQSQLVLLQXEDLENTVVDESQRHTENEGPNDLRNEKFSEGTATESDDENERGDAETDEEDHXFFDTRDFLSSSSFKSSSSGFRTSLFSSDDDGFGSEDDIDPSIKSVGFNYPRVKRRKSLPDPVEKEKSVSLWSMIKDNIGKDLTKVCLPVYFNEPLSSLQECFEDLEYSYLLDRTFEWGKRGNTLMRILNVAAFAVSGYASTEGRICKPFNPVLGETYEADYPDKGLRFFSEKVSHHPMVVACHCDGTGWKFWADSNLKSKFWGRWIQLDPVGVLTLQFDDGKILQWSKVTTSIYNLILGKLYCDHYGTMRIEGSAEYSCKLKFKEQSIIDRNPHQVHGIVQDKSGKTMATMFGKWEESMHYVMGDCSGKGKLSEDMSGAQLLWKWSKPPGNATKYNLTRFAVTLNELTPGMKEKLPPTDSRLRPDQRYLENSEFEMANTEKLRLEQRQRQARKMQERGWKPRWFTKEKGSEAYRYKGGYWEARERGSWDNCPDIFGHIDSDQQIE, from the exons ATGTGTGATATATGCTATGTGGAGGTTTCTTCGGTACGGGAGAGTAGATCAGATGATAAGAGGTTTTCCATATTCACTGGCACCAAGAGGCTCCACTTGCGAGCAGAGACGCGAGAGGACTGAGCAACCTGGGTTGAGGCACTGCTAGCTATCAAAGATATGTTTCCAAGGATGTCTAACAGTGAATTGATTGCTCCGATCGACAATTTGACCATGTCCACGGAGAAGCTCCGGCAACGGTTGGTTGATGAAGGAGTTAGTGAGTTAGCTATTCAGGACTGTGAGCAAATTATGAGGTCTGAGTTCTCAGCACTTCAGAGCCAGTTGGTGCTTCTCCA TGAAGATCTGGAGAACACAGTTGTAGATGAGAGTCAAAGACACACTGAAAATGAAGGTCCCAATGATTTAAGAAATGAGAAGTTCAGTG AAGGGACTGCCACTGAATCTGATGATGAGAATGAACGAGGTGATGCAGAAACGGATGAGGAAGACC ACTTTTTTGATACACGTGACTTTCTTTCTTCAAGTTCTTTCAAGAGCAGTAGTTCTGGCTTTCGTAcctctttgttttcttctgatgatgatggctTTGGGTCAGAAGATGATATTGATCCTTCCATCAAGTCTGTTGGATTCAACTATCCGCGCGTCAAAAGGAGGAAGAGTTTACCTGATCCTGTTGAAAAAGAGAAAAGTGTTAGCCTTTGGTCAATGATCAAAGACAATATAGGCAAAGATCTCACAAAAGTTTGTCTACCTGTTTACTTCAACGAGCCACTATCTTCCCTACAGGAGTGTTTTGAGGATTTGGAATATTCATACCTTCTTGATCGAACATTTGAATGGGGCAAAAGG GGAAATACCCTCATGAGGATTCTTAATGTCGCTGCTTTTGCTGTATCTGGGTATGCATCAACCGAAGGAAGAATCTGCAAACCTTTTAACCCAGTGCTAGGTGAAACATACGAGGCAGATTATCCAGACAAAGGACTTCGATTTTTCTCCGAAAAG GTCAGTCATCATCCTATGGTTGTGGCATGCCATTGCGATGGTACGGGATGGAAATTCTGGGCAGACAGCAATCTGAAGAGTAAGTTTTGGGGTCGGTGGATTCAGCTTGATCCTGTTGGTGTGTTGACTCTGCAATTTGATGATGGAAAAATCCTTCAGTGGAGTAAG GTGACTACATCGATATACAATCTCATACTTGGTAAACTTTACTGTGATCACTATGGTACTATGCGTATTGAAGGAAGTGCTGAATACTCTTGTAAACTTAAATTCAAAGAGCAGTCGATCATTGACCGAAATCCTCACCAG GTTCATGGTATAGTTCAAGACAAGAGTGGGAAAACAATGGCAACGATGTTTGGGAAATGGGAGGAGAGCATGCACTATGTGATGGGTGATTGTTCTGGGAAGGGGAAATTGAGCGAAGATATGTCAGGAGCTCAACTTCTCTGGAAATGGAGCAAACCCCCTGGAAACGCAACAAAGTATAATCTAACACGTTTCGCAGTCACGCTGAACGAGCTAACACCTGGGATGAAG GAGAAGCTGCCACCAACAGATTCAAGGCTGAGACCAGACCAGAGGTATCTGGAAAACAGTGAGTTTGAAATGGCCAACACAGAGAAGTTGCGGCTGGAACAGCGACAACGTCAG